The Zygotorulaspora mrakii chromosome 4, complete sequence nucleotide sequence CAAGCACAGGCTTTGGTCTTACGATACTTTAGtgaaagataaaaatgGCGCGCGTTCCCCTAAGGAAATGGATGCTTTAATTCGCAATATTGTCACAATCTTTTCTGAGCAAGAGGGTTTTCATATCAACTGGCAGAGAACATCTTTAAAGTGGGCTACTACCTGCTCCGTGAGACATGTTGCTTGTCGCTCATTCCAAGTTTTCAGATCTCTTCTTACATTTTTAGACCAAGAAATGCTAAGGGATATGTTGCATCGACTTTCAAACACTGTATCTGACACAAATCATGATATTCATGGATTTGCAATGCAAATACTGATGACATTGAATGCAATTACGGCAGAACTCAATGCTGCGgatttgataaatttcCCTCAGCTCTTTTGGTCCATAACGGCATGCTTAAGTAGCGTTCATGAGCAAGAATTCATCGAAGTTCTTTCTTGTTTCACAAAATTCATCTCCAAAATTGATTTAGACTCTCCTGATACAGTGCAATGCCTGGTAGCGACCTTCCCATCAAATTGGGAGGGCAGGTTTGACGGCCTGCAACAGATTGTCATGACAGGGTTGAGATCCTCAAATTCCGTTGATATAACgtggaaatttttggacAAACTAAATTTGCTGCGAGATAGCCGAATAATTGCAAATTCAGATTCACGTCTGCTGTTTGCTCTAATAACAAATTTGCCAAGATTTTTGCATGCCATGGCTCAAAAGGACTTCGCGAGCATACAAACTGCAGTGGACTCTCTCATTAGCTTGTCGGATGCTTATAATCAACCATCTTTATCCAGGCTGATTGACTCgttatcaaaaaacaaattcCGATCGAAGAGGGATTTCATGAGTCAAGTTGTGAGTttcatttcaagaaattatTTCCCTACCCACTCGGCACAGACGCTTGTGTTTCTTTTGGGACTGCTCTTGAATAAATTAGGCTGGATTAAAGAAGAAACGATGGCGATACTTAAGTATATTCTTCCTTTagttgatttgaaaagtccAGAATTCACAGGTGTCGGAGCGGATATAATTTCTCCTCTATTAAGATTGCTTTTGACAGATTATGAAGCGAAGGCGCTTGAAGTTCTCGATTTTGTACCGACAGTATCTGGTAGTAAGCTGGACAAGGATATTTTGAGGATATGCATGGGTAATAAGGATGTGAAAAATAGTACTGGTAATAGTACAACACTTTTTGGAATACCAGACGAAAGCGGATGGTCTATACCTATGTCGGCCATGATAGCTGCCACTACACGGCATAATGTACATGCCGTCTTCATGACATGTGTGGTGAACACGGCGGGAGACGAATATACCGAAGACCCGCCAGTAATGGAAGATATTGTCGAATTTCACGCCGATACTGACTATGGACTTGAAAGAACAGAAACAAACGACTCGCTTTCACTAGCAGAGGAAAAAGATGCCTCCTTGAGTCATATGTGGGCAGAACTAGATAATCTGGATAGTTTTTTCACGAAGAGCACGGCAGGAGCGTCAAATGTTCCTGCTGCAGGATTGGGTATTCTTCGTGATCGCACAAACTCCGTGGAGACGACACGAACTGAACAAACGTTTACGCTGGATTCGGCCCCCCAACTATACGATAAGAAAGTGTCGGAACTATTAAATGGGACTCTGACAAAATTTCCATCTAATGtgtctttcaaaacataTTTGGCCGACTCATTTGCAGTTGATCCCAGTAATGATGACCTAAGTAAAGAAGTTGGTCCGAAAGTTGCCTATCATAGTCCGCTATTGTATAACAAAGAAACCACTCCTCGCTCGAGAAactcaaatattttgaaatctccGGGGAGTGCAGTTTTAGGTGCTGTCTCATCAAATCGTCTTAAATCTACAGAATCACCGCAGGACAGCCTATTTAGATTCGAAGGATTCCTCAGAAGTTCACAAAGAGGTGGTAGTAGAAGGAAATGGCAATACCAGCAACAGCATCAGCAATTGTTGTCTCAGACAATTCATGAACAGACTGCTCCTGCACAATACGATGTTGAAAGTTCGTCTTCTCCGGTACGTGCTTCTTCTGCGTCTCCGGTGCTGGCATTAGGAACGCAAAACAACTTCATCCTCAACAACGAGGCGAATAAGCCGTTCAAATCGGTGGCTAAACAAGCTTCGGTTAAACAAGCGGGCAACAAACAAAATAACAAGCAGATTAACGGCAAACAAGGTCGATATCAAAAGCATTATCATTTGCCACATTTTTCAGGCAATAAGACACAAACATGGACAACTAATGTCCacaatgaaaatgaatgagCAACGTCAATAAGGCAGTGTGGGAAGATGATTCATCTGGTACTGCACAAGCAAGAATTACAGTAGCATAAACATTAATTATTCATAATCTATAATAGTACATACGTAGAACGTTAATCACTTCATTATTGCTTGAAGTCACTTTGAGGAGTTGTCTGTTGGTCGTTTCCGTTTTGCTGTGACATATATGGTGGTAAGTATCTACcaaataattgaatatctaATTGATCAAACACACCAGGAATGTACGATTCAGAATCAATTGGTTCCTGTTTTAATTTTGGTGATACGCCAGCATTATTGCCATTTATTTGATCACCAGATAGAGATATTTGATCAAGTCCTTTCAGTGAATTATCAGCCGAAGTACCTTCACTAAAGAGTTCTTTCGGATTGTTATCAAACATGAATAACCCATCCAATGGTGTATTATCTGAATTAAggaaaatatcattttcattattcgAAAAGTTGGAAGTAGCAGCAGTGTTTATTGTATTCACACCACTTATAGTCTTGGCTGTATTGGTAACTCCCTTAAATGGTGATTGATTTGAGCTATTGGCCTGAGGTGATACTTGATTTTGTAGTCCAGCAGCGAAATTAGCATCAATATAGGTTTCTAGGCTGTAAGGGTTGGATTGTTGAGATATGGAGGTTCCACTATCATTACGATCGGCACTTAATCGTATTTGGTCGATAggttgttgctgttgttgctgttgttgctgttgttgctgttgttgctgttgctgttgttgttgctgttgctgttgttgctgttgttgttgtcgTTGTCGTTGCGGCATTGTTTGTGGTTGAGATATATTATCCGTAGAGATTCCGTGAGTTGCCGAGAGTCTGATAGTTTTATAGTTCAATCTTTCAAACAATTTATTTAGCAAATTATAAGTTCTGTTAGCAGCCATACTTGAATCTTTTAATTGTAATAATATATTTCTACCAAGTTCAGcatcttttaaaatttcattatacTCTTTAGCATTTTCCTTATCACATGGTTCAGCCTCGTGAATGTAAAATAATACACCTGCAACGGAATAAAAAATCGTATAGTTACCATACCAATATGAACCCATTAGtaagttttttttcaccattcCTTTAGCTAAATTAACAACTGTTCTTGCAACGCTTATAGAATTTCTCGCTCTTTGGATTGATAAAGAATCTGGATGGTTAGCCACAACTTTCCTTGATAAGTAATGAATGAATGGTCTGTacaaaatcaattgaacatGTAAGAAGGATAGATGTAGTAATCGGTTTGCAGTTTCGTATTTTTTGGGTACATTCTCCAGACCTGGTATCAATTCTGGGGGTAAACCATCCAACCAGTTTCTCAACTTTAATTCTAATTCTGTGACATCTTCATGTGAAATCAGATTGTTTGTCTTCTTAATTGGATATAATTTTCTTACAATAATATCAAGTATCAAAATTAATTTCGTATGTTGATTAGCGATACCGGCACTGGACAATATACCATTTTGATTGACTGGGAAATATCCCTCCTCCgtgatattttcatctgCCAATTCAACCGGTAAAACTTGATCATAGTCACAAGGTGCAATCGATCTTGGTAAACCTAACATCGCGTTGACATAAATATCTAATTTATGAATTGTGAAAAACAGTCTTTTCCTCATCTCAATTTCGATTGGTGAAAATCCAGAATCTTGACTTAAACATCTATGAAGACCTTCTCTCAGAGCACTTCTCATTGCAACACCAATATACGCATAGCATGTCGATAAACGCGCAGAGCactgcaaaaaaatgaataacATTAATATAGTTTGAATGGAATTAAGATCTCTTGCATTGGTGATGTCAATCAATTTTCTTGCTGCAATAAAATACTTGTAACCTTCATCCTCCAGAAATTTGTCCCTCGCACTTTTCATTTCGTCGTCATTCTCCTCATCCGAGTCGGTGTTGactgattttgaaaagagtgCACCGACCGCCATAGTGGAATAGCATAGCGGTAAAAACTCCATTTGATCGTGCGTGTAATTCTGAGGATCGCTTTCGTAGAGAACGTCCAACTGTTTGATGAACGTCGGTCTGTGATAAAATCTCAATAACACACAACAGTGTTCCCACGCATTCTTCATAAACTCCAGCGCTATTGGTTTCGGGGGCAGAATTATCTTGATTTCCCGACCAACCGTCGATTGGATGGATCCGTCAATTGATTCCACTATATCTGAGTTTAGAAAATGCGATGAATTTATCGAATTTGCATTTGAGTTCGAGTTGCAGCCCTCAGGTGTCGTAGTCGTCGAGGACAGCGGCGTGGCGTGGCTGGCAATCAGGTTATATTCTTTGATCGTATCATCGAGGGTGGACGAATGCTCGCCCTTGTCCGAGCTGAAGTTCTGGTAGATCTGTGAGAACGTCGGAAGATCCAACGAATCGATGTCCGGCAGCTGGGGCAGGATCTCGTGAACAAGGTTTTTATATTTGTTCAGCTGCGCGGCCAACTTGCCACTGGTGTTCA carries:
- the ASG1 gene encoding Asg1p (similar to Saccharomyces cerevisiae ASG1 (YIL130W); ancestral locus Anc_2.231) yields the protein MVDQRESAQTSAPEAREDIGNNDVGGGGSGQPGGGKDSLGQCNVSQPPVVQPLVGAHGQQVKRRRVTRACDECRKKKVKCDGQQPCIHCTVYSYECTYNQPTKRNQSQAAARLGGEGSGASGASCSAVAGAAGAAPAGAAGSTSSAQRIPSPLPGLPAHHCGGAGAGGGKRHASVNTSGKLAAQLNKYKNLVHEILPQLPDIDSLDLPTFSQIYQNFSSDKGEHSSTLDDTIKEYNLIASHATPLSSTTTTPEGCNSNSNANSINSSHFLNSDIVESIDGSIQSTVGREIKIILPPKPIALEFMKNAWEHCCVLLRFYHRPTFIKQLDVLYESDPQNYTHDQMEFLPLCYSTMAVGALFSKSVNTDSDEENDDEMKSARDKFLEDEGYKYFIAARKLIDITNARDLNSIQTILMLFIFLQCSARLSTCYAYIGVAMRSALREGLHRCLSQDSGFSPIEIEMRKRLFFTIHKLDIYVNAMLGLPRSIAPCDYDQVLPVELADENITEEGYFPVNQNGILSSAGIANQHTKLILILDIIVRKLYPIKKTNNLISHEDVTELELKLRNWLDGLPPELIPGLENVPKKYETANRLLHLSFLHVQLILYRPFIHYLSRKVVANHPDSLSIQRARNSISVARTVVNLAKGMVKKNLLMGSYWYGNYTIFYSVAGVLFYIHEAEPCDKENAKEYNEILKDAELGRNILLQLKDSSMAANRTYNLLNKLFERLNYKTIRLSATHGISTDNISQPQTMPQRQRQQQQQQQQQQQQQQQQQQQQQQQQQQQQQPIDQIRLSADRNDSGTSISQQSNPYSLETYIDANFAAGLQNQVSPQANSSNQSPFKGVTNTAKTISGVNTINTAATSNFSNNENDIFLNSDNTPLDGLFMFDNNPKELFSEGTSADNSLKGLDQISLSGDQINGNNAGVSPKLKQEPIDSESYIPGVFDQLDIQLFGRYLPPYMSQQNGNDQQTTPQSDFKQ